A region from the Lolium perenne isolate Kyuss_39 chromosome 4, Kyuss_2.0, whole genome shotgun sequence genome encodes:
- the LOC127295627 gene encoding uncharacterized protein, with protein MPPSRRGMPLTEEERRRRRMASNRVSAQRSRMKRQQSAENLAVRAAQFAENNEAMLATTGVVLQHCELVEQANRVLAADARQLYTELERANSQLRLFGQFMGMPMDVPEIPVHLTELYGGMQIPLPPPPSLSPSLLPPPSLSLPLQPPQSISLPLALPPPSLSLPLQPPQSISLPLSTSLPLLPLPLSLPLPPTLPLSPPLLLSLEMEMQMLFQPEPDSDQPDDVMDDAGSLPPRP; from the coding sequence ATGCCTCCATCACGCCGCGGCATGCCGCTCACTGAGGAGGAGCGACGTCGTAGACGGATGGCCTCCAACCGGGTCTCTGCGCAGAGGTCTCGCATGAAGAGGCAGCAGAGCGCGGAGAACCTGGCGGTGCGCGCGGCCCAGTTCGCGGAGAACAACGAGGCCATGCTCGCCACCACCGGCGTCGTGCTGCAGCACTGTGAGCTGGTGGAGCAGGCGAACCGCGTGCTCGCGGCGGACGCGCGCCAGCTCTACACTGAGCTGGAGCGCGCGAACTCCCAGCTCCGTCTCTTCGGGCAGTTCATGGGCATGCCAATGGACGTGCCGGAGATCCCCGTCCACCTCACGGAGCTCTACGGCGGCATGCAGataccgctgccgccgccgccgtcactGTCTCCATCGCTGCTGCCGCCTCCGTCCCTGTCCCTGCCATTGCAGCCTCCGCAGTCAATTTCCCTGCCACTGGCACTGCCGCCGCCGTCCCTGTCCCTGCCATTGCAGCCTCCGCAGTCAATTTCCCTGCCACTGTCTACATCGCTGCCGCTGCTGCCTCTGCCTCTGTCCCTGCCGCTGCCTCCGACGCTACCACTGTCCCCGCCGCTGCTACTGtctctggagatggagatgcagatgttgtTCCAGCCGGAGCCGGACTCGGACCAGCCGGACGATGTCATGGACGACGCGGGCAGCCTGCCGCCCAGGCCGTGA